In Desulfatirhabdium butyrativorans DSM 18734, the following proteins share a genomic window:
- a CDS encoding Crp/Fnr family transcriptional regulator, translated as MDPVLDIMARAPLFNGLSGDQLAKLRAIGTIQEVQKDQTIFSEGERADGFYVLLSGKVKVYKTSMDGKEHILHILGAGEPFGEVPVFIGANFPATALSLLPSRIMFFPKRRFIDLIAANPLIALGMIGLLCLRLKEFTHQIENLALKDVSARLSSYLLHLLQEQQMQGPSIRLKISKGQLAGVLGTAPETLSRVLARLSTAGYIRVQGPEITILNREGLKEVMESGKWGG; from the coding sequence ATGGACCCAGTGCTCGACATTATGGCCCGTGCGCCACTGTTCAACGGACTGTCTGGAGATCAGTTGGCGAAGCTGCGCGCCATCGGCACCATTCAGGAAGTACAGAAAGATCAGACGATTTTTTCGGAGGGTGAGAGAGCCGACGGTTTTTATGTGCTGCTCTCGGGAAAAGTGAAAGTCTACAAGACGTCCATGGACGGCAAAGAGCATATTCTGCATATTCTCGGCGCTGGGGAGCCTTTCGGGGAGGTACCGGTGTTTATCGGTGCGAATTTCCCGGCAACCGCGCTCAGTCTTTTGCCATCCCGGATCATGTTTTTCCCGAAACGCCGATTCATTGATTTGATTGCGGCCAACCCGCTGATTGCCCTCGGGATGATCGGGCTGTTGTGCCTGCGTCTCAAGGAGTTTACCCATCAGATTGAAAACCTGGCGCTGAAAGACGTTTCAGCCAGGCTTTCCTCCTATCTGCTGCATCTGCTGCAGGAGCAGCAGATGCAGGGACCATCCATCCGGCTGAAAATATCGAAAGGTCAGCTTGCCGGGGTTTTGGGAACGGCCCCGGAAACCTTGTCCCGCGTTTTGGCCAGACTGAGTACAGCCGGTTATATCCGGGTGCAGGGGCCGGAAATCACCATTTTGAATCGCGAAGGGCTGAAAGAGGTTATGGAATCCGGCAAGTGGGGCGGATAA
- a CDS encoding ferritin-like domain-containing protein has product MSFDFNADDIFAMAQQIEKNGAAFYAGAAKNIQDPSAKAFLEKLSQMEVSHEKTFTDMRAQLNEKEKTPTTFDPQGDAALYLKALADTKVFFEKTIDTASMKEILKAAIEAEKDSIVFYLGMKELVPAGLGKNRLDAIIKEEMGHIRLLAKELTAFKA; this is encoded by the coding sequence ATGAGTTTCGATTTCAATGCGGATGACATCTTTGCAATGGCGCAACAAATCGAGAAAAACGGCGCTGCATTTTATGCCGGTGCTGCAAAAAACATCCAGGATCCGTCTGCAAAGGCATTTCTGGAGAAGCTGAGCCAGATGGAAGTGTCCCATGAAAAAACATTTACGGACATGCGGGCACAGTTGAACGAAAAGGAAAAAACGCCGACAACCTTCGATCCGCAAGGGGATGCCGCCTTGTATCTGAAAGCCCTGGCCGATACCAAAGTGTTTTTTGAAAAAACCATTGACACGGCATCCATGAAAGAAATCCTCAAGGCCGCCATCGAGGCTGAAAAAGACTCCATCGTTTTTTACCTGGGCATGAAAGAACTGGTCCCGGCAGGTCTGGGAAAGAATCGGCTCGATGCGATCATCAAGGAAGAAATGGGGCATATTCGGCTGCTCGCCAAAGAATTGACGGCATTCAAGGCCTGA
- a CDS encoding mechanosensitive ion channel family protein codes for MTIAILLAASCLLTAYGIFSRQRPQFPRIPILFFLLYCLLRLVIEILQRFGLTDWPFQWLHILTSIALTWAFIRLALSLSIEIPLQVRGKKPLAAITRDFILFVAYTATLLMVLRFKSNINLISLVTTSAALTVVAGLAAQSILSNFFSGLLLQMEKPFDHGDWVRCGDHLGLVVGVNWKSTRLLTREQQTIFIPNAEIFSHSFINYSKPDRRVVASIRIGIDYTVPPNTARKTILRILGDHPAVYRHPEPEIWLTDFSEFSVQYEIRFWHNQFSTEPRLKSDILTQLWYTFRREGIPIPFPIRDVRFAHVERKLQASTDVEDQRKLLDRIEAVPILAPLSREERALLAKNIRREIYATGETVVQQNEPGNSLYIVHQGRCAVYVDAYGNDPIAFLGEGEFFGEMSLLTGEPRSATVKATEDTLVLRIDKLVFSRILAQNETISVMIAEKLAERQQSLQRQNASPEQKMDEATSWIDRIRNFFGLSR; via the coding sequence ATGACCATTGCCATCCTTCTTGCAGCGTCGTGCCTCCTGACAGCTTATGGTATTTTTTCCCGTCAGCGGCCCCAGTTCCCACGAATCCCCATCCTGTTTTTCCTGCTGTATTGTTTGTTGCGACTGGTCATCGAAATACTGCAACGCTTCGGCCTGACGGATTGGCCGTTCCAGTGGCTGCATATTCTGACATCCATCGCCCTGACGTGGGCCTTCATCCGGCTTGCATTATCTCTCTCCATCGAAATCCCGCTCCAGGTGCGGGGCAAAAAACCGTTGGCTGCGATCACCCGGGACTTTATCCTCTTCGTAGCCTATACAGCCACATTGCTCATGGTACTCAGGTTCAAAAGCAACATCAACCTGATCAGTCTGGTCACGACCTCGGCAGCGTTGACGGTCGTCGCGGGCTTGGCAGCCCAATCCATCCTGAGCAATTTCTTTTCTGGCCTTCTGCTGCAAATGGAGAAACCCTTCGATCACGGGGATTGGGTTCGATGCGGCGACCATCTTGGCCTGGTAGTCGGCGTCAACTGGAAATCCACCCGGTTGTTGACCCGTGAACAACAGACGATCTTTATCCCCAATGCCGAAATCTTTTCCCACTCCTTCATCAATTATTCCAAGCCTGACCGGCGCGTCGTCGCATCCATTCGAATCGGCATCGATTACACGGTTCCACCCAACACAGCCAGGAAAACGATTCTTCGAATATTGGGAGACCACCCCGCAGTTTACCGTCACCCGGAGCCTGAAATCTGGCTGACCGATTTTTCGGAATTTTCCGTTCAATACGAAATTCGCTTCTGGCATAACCAGTTTTCCACCGAACCCCGTTTGAAATCCGATATTTTGACACAATTGTGGTACACCTTCCGGCGGGAAGGGATACCCATCCCCTTTCCCATCCGGGATGTCCGTTTTGCCCATGTTGAACGCAAGCTGCAGGCATCCACAGATGTGGAAGACCAGCGGAAGCTGCTCGATCGTATCGAGGCCGTTCCGATATTGGCGCCTCTCTCCCGTGAGGAACGTGCGCTGCTGGCCAAAAATATCCGCCGGGAAATCTATGCAACAGGAGAAACCGTCGTTCAGCAGAACGAGCCTGGCAATTCGCTGTACATCGTTCATCAGGGCAGGTGCGCCGTTTATGTCGATGCATACGGCAACGACCCCATTGCATTTCTTGGAGAAGGAGAATTCTTTGGGGAAATGAGTCTGCTGACGGGGGAACCCAGATCCGCTACTGTAAAGGCCACCGAAGATACCCTTGTTTTGCGGATCGACAAGCTTGTTTTTTCCAGGATTCTCGCTCAAAATGAGACCATCTCGGTGATGATCGCCGAAAAACTGGCCGAGCGCCAGCAATCGCTTCAACGACAAAACGCGTCGCCTGAACAAAAGATGGATGAGGCAACAAGCTGGATCGATAGGATTCGGAATTTTTTCGGTCTCTCCCGCTGA
- the infC gene encoding translation initiation factor IF-3: MGVEDFGPNRGGEANTISPSNDAKPGGAGIDNRNQRPVKSDKVNVNREIKAKEVRLIDAEGKQSGIVPLYKALAAAGEAGLDLVEISPTANPPVCKIMDYGKYKYEQTKKKQEAKKKQSTFQVKEIKIRPKTGEHDLQTKIDHIKRFIVDKDKVKVTVMFRGREITLTHAAQELLDKILLETDAFAVVEQKPKFEGRTMVMILSPK, from the coding sequence ATGGGAGTTGAAGATTTTGGTCCCAACCGTGGTGGTGAAGCCAATACCATCAGCCCTTCAAACGATGCGAAACCAGGAGGTGCAGGCATAGACAACAGGAATCAGCGACCGGTAAAGTCCGATAAGGTCAATGTCAACCGAGAAATCAAGGCCAAGGAAGTCAGGCTGATCGATGCCGAGGGCAAGCAAAGCGGCATCGTCCCTCTGTACAAAGCGCTCGCTGCTGCCGGTGAGGCAGGTCTCGATCTGGTGGAAATCTCGCCAACCGCCAATCCGCCGGTCTGCAAAATCATGGACTACGGAAAGTACAAATACGAGCAGACCAAGAAAAAGCAGGAAGCGAAGAAAAAGCAGAGCACTTTTCAGGTAAAGGAAATCAAGATTCGGCCCAAGACCGGAGAACATGACCTCCAGACCAAAATCGATCATATCAAGCGGTTTATTGTCGATAAGGACAAGGTGAAAGTCACCGTCATGTTCAGGGGCAGGGAAATCACGTTGACACATGCGGCCCAGGAGTTGCTGGATAAAATTCTGCTGGAAACCGATGCCTTTGCCGTTGTCGAGCAGAAACCCAAATTTGAAGGCCGTACCATGGTCATGATCCTTTCCCCGAAGTGA
- the rpmI gene encoding 50S ribosomal protein L35 codes for MPKIKTNRSAAKRFKRTGSGKFVYHKSFGSHILTSKSRKRKRSLRQSPVLDKANNRELKLLLPYL; via the coding sequence ATGCCGAAGATCAAAACCAACCGTTCCGCTGCCAAACGGTTCAAGAGAACGGGAAGCGGTAAATTTGTTTATCACAAGTCTTTTGGAAGCCATATTTTGACCAGCAAGAGCCGAAAGCGCAAACGTTCGCTGCGGCAAAGCCCGGTGCTGGACAAGGCCAACAATCGCGAGCTGAAATTGCTTCTGCCATATCTGTAA
- the rplT gene encoding 50S ribosomal protein L20 — protein sequence MRVKRGFKARHRRKKVLKLAKGFRGGHSKLFRTAADTVDRALNYAYRDRKVRKREFRSLWIARINAAVRPHALSYSRFISGLKKSGVGLDRKVLAELAVHDPQGFAQIAQMAKV from the coding sequence ATGCGTGTTAAACGGGGTTTTAAAGCCAGACATCGAAGGAAAAAAGTACTGAAGCTTGCCAAAGGATTTCGTGGCGGGCACAGCAAATTGTTTCGTACGGCCGCCGATACGGTCGATCGGGCCCTCAATTACGCCTATCGGGATCGCAAGGTGCGCAAACGGGAATTCCGTTCGCTTTGGATAGCCAGGATCAATGCCGCCGTTCGGCCGCACGCGCTTTCCTACAGCCGGTTTATCAGTGGGCTCAAGAAGAGCGGCGTCGGACTGGATCGAAAAGTGCTTGCGGAATTGGCGGTTCATGATCCGCAAGGCTTTGCCCAAATTGCCCAAATGGCCAAGGTTTGA
- the pheS gene encoding phenylalanine--tRNA ligase subunit alpha yields METDIETLYQEALAAVSQADDPEVLKNLSIQYLGRKGAMTRYLRSISSLPTEQRPAAGQRANEVKARIEKAFEAAERRIAAQQETREACIDISLPGRTPAIGGLHPLTQIMRIICDIFTRMGFHVAEGPEVELDHYNFEALNIPKHHPARDMQDTFYVSDDVVLRTHTSPIQVRYMESHRPPLKIVAPGKVYRCDSDITHTPMFHQIEGLVVGSDVAFSDLKGTLSAFVHQMFDSQTALRFRPSFFPFTEPSAEVDIQCVMCRGKGCRVCSQTGWLEVLGAGMVHPAVFENVGYDTGSLSGFAFGMGIERIAMLKFGIDDIRKFFENDVRFLGQFRAGL; encoded by the coding sequence GTGGAAACCGATATCGAAACCCTGTACCAAGAGGCCCTTGCCGCTGTTTCGCAGGCGGACGATCCGGAGGTGCTGAAAAATCTGTCGATTCAGTACCTCGGACGAAAAGGCGCAATGACGCGCTATCTTCGTTCCATCAGCTCCCTGCCGACCGAGCAAAGGCCGGCTGCGGGCCAGCGGGCCAACGAAGTCAAAGCGCGGATCGAGAAGGCGTTCGAGGCGGCTGAAAGGCGCATTGCCGCCCAACAGGAAACCCGGGAAGCCTGTATCGACATTTCGCTTCCCGGTCGCACGCCGGCCATCGGCGGATTGCATCCGCTTACCCAGATCATGCGGATCATCTGTGATATTTTTACACGGATGGGATTTCACGTGGCCGAAGGCCCTGAAGTCGAGCTGGATCACTACAATTTCGAAGCGCTGAACATCCCCAAACACCATCCCGCCAGAGATATGCAGGACACGTTCTATGTTTCGGACGATGTCGTGCTGCGGACCCATACATCGCCGATTCAGGTGCGCTATATGGAGTCCCACAGGCCGCCGCTCAAAATCGTCGCCCCGGGCAAGGTGTATCGATGCGATTCCGACATCACCCACACCCCGATGTTTCATCAGATTGAAGGCCTGGTTGTGGGCTCCGATGTGGCATTCTCCGACCTGAAAGGCACGCTCAGCGCCTTTGTCCACCAGATGTTCGACAGTCAGACTGCCTTGCGCTTCCGACCGAGTTTTTTCCCGTTTACGGAGCCCAGCGCGGAGGTCGATATACAATGCGTGATGTGCCGGGGCAAGGGTTGCCGGGTCTGTTCCCAGACCGGATGGCTGGAGGTTCTGGGTGCAGGCATGGTGCATCCGGCAGTGTTCGAAAATGTCGGGTATGATACCGGCAGCCTCAGCGGATTTGCGTTTGGCATGGGGATCGAGCGTATCGCCATGCTCAAATTCGGCATCGACGACATCCGGAAATTCTTCGAAAACGATGTGCGATTTCTGGGTCAATTCCGGGCGGGGCTCTGA
- the pheT gene encoding phenylalanine--tRNA ligase subunit beta gives MKVALSWLNEYIDVQMAPSRLADALTLSGIEVEAIEDRYAYLQGVKVGRVLQVEPHPNASHLKCCLVDIGSGTLPIVCGAPNVSVNGAFPVAQVGTTLPSGLTIAASTIRGMPSEGMLCSEAELGLGEDASKLMVLDADWKPGASLKEMLGCDDPVMELGLTPNRADCLGYIGVAREIAAIQNSQWRRPDVPPSETTGDIREMTSVTIQAPDLCRRYAASLVVDIAVGPSPFWLQDRLLSIGLRPVNNVVDITNFVMMETGQPLHAFDYDRLAEHRIVVRTAADREAFVTLDHKERVLDSEILMICDGEKPVAVAGVMGGMNSEIESSTRRVLLESAWFDATSIRKTSRKLGLKSEASHRFERGVDAEGVVPALLRATALLVAVCGGRQIGGIIDAYPNPHVQVSIELSADETRKLLGCDVSDDEMASILARLGFGVEPIAAGRWRVAVPSCRVDVSRPVDLMEEIARMKGYDAIPVTLPSIHIPPSAAAFAQQLRDGLRNRMSGLGFLEAIHYSFISEKACDQLLLPETDERRQTVAVLNPLSEDQAVMRTSLLPGLLGAMQRNLFQQQKHLRLFEIGNVFLKQASEKLPKEREMLAAIWSGSRFGGTKWFVEDSDCDFYDIKGILEALLEGMGWKAAFERADHLRYPYLRPGSAAQVRTGYQVIGCVGQIHPRVLDSFGLKQEAFGFELDVHLLQDLQPPKPAAMALPKYPPVSRDTTLIVDKNQMAMAMIEAIRRMQEPLVEDVHVFAVYEGAPLPEGKKSVSFRILYRSDRSTLEDEAVTQLHQRICERLIPAFQASLPGGN, from the coding sequence ATGAAAGTCGCTTTATCCTGGTTGAACGAATATATCGATGTCCAGATGGCGCCCTCCCGGCTTGCCGATGCACTCACCCTTTCGGGAATTGAAGTGGAGGCCATCGAGGACCGCTACGCATATCTGCAGGGGGTGAAAGTCGGCCGGGTACTTCAGGTCGAACCGCATCCCAACGCCTCCCATTTGAAATGCTGCCTCGTCGATATCGGCTCCGGAACTCTTCCCATCGTTTGCGGCGCGCCAAACGTCTCTGTCAACGGGGCTTTTCCGGTGGCTCAGGTCGGGACAACGCTGCCTTCCGGTCTGACGATCGCCGCATCCACCATACGGGGCATGCCTTCCGAAGGCATGCTTTGCAGCGAAGCCGAGTTGGGGCTGGGCGAAGATGCCTCCAAATTGATGGTTCTCGATGCGGACTGGAAGCCAGGGGCAAGCCTCAAGGAGATGCTCGGATGCGATGATCCGGTCATGGAGCTCGGGCTGACCCCCAATCGGGCCGACTGCCTGGGGTATATCGGTGTGGCCCGGGAAATCGCAGCCATTCAGAACAGCCAGTGGCGGCGTCCCGATGTCCCTCCTTCCGAGACGACGGGGGATATTCGTGAAATGACATCCGTCACCATCCAGGCGCCCGATCTGTGCAGACGGTATGCCGCATCGCTCGTTGTGGATATTGCCGTCGGTCCCTCTCCCTTCTGGCTGCAGGACAGGCTGCTTTCCATCGGGCTCAGACCGGTGAACAACGTCGTGGATATCACCAATTTCGTCATGATGGAAACGGGCCAGCCGCTTCATGCCTTCGATTATGACCGGCTGGCGGAACACCGCATCGTCGTCCGAACGGCCGCCGATCGGGAAGCATTTGTCACGCTGGATCACAAGGAAAGAGTGCTCGATTCGGAAATCCTGATGATCTGTGACGGCGAAAAGCCCGTTGCCGTTGCGGGAGTGATGGGCGGTATGAATTCGGAGATCGAGTCGTCAACGCGGCGTGTTCTGCTGGAAAGCGCATGGTTCGACGCCACCTCGATCCGGAAGACGTCCCGAAAATTGGGACTCAAGTCAGAAGCTTCCCATCGATTCGAAAGAGGTGTGGACGCCGAAGGGGTCGTTCCGGCATTGTTGCGGGCTACGGCACTGCTCGTCGCTGTGTGCGGCGGGCGGCAGATCGGCGGGATCATCGATGCATACCCCAATCCTCATGTACAGGTATCGATCGAGCTCTCTGCAGACGAGACCCGAAAACTCCTCGGGTGCGACGTTTCGGACGATGAGATGGCCAGCATTCTCGCCCGGCTCGGTTTCGGGGTGGAGCCGATTGCGGCCGGACGATGGCGGGTTGCGGTTCCGAGTTGCCGGGTCGATGTCTCCAGGCCTGTTGATCTGATGGAGGAAATCGCCCGGATGAAAGGTTATGATGCCATACCCGTAACCCTGCCTTCCATCCATATTCCGCCGTCTGCCGCGGCCTTTGCCCAGCAGCTCAGAGACGGCCTGCGCAACCGGATGAGCGGTCTGGGGTTTCTGGAGGCCATTCATTACAGTTTCATCTCCGAAAAGGCATGCGATCAGCTCCTGCTTCCCGAAACCGATGAGCGCAGGCAAACGGTGGCGGTGTTGAACCCGCTTTCAGAAGATCAGGCCGTCATGCGCACGTCGCTGCTTCCAGGTCTGCTGGGCGCCATGCAGCGAAATCTCTTCCAGCAGCAGAAGCACCTGCGCCTGTTTGAAATCGGCAATGTTTTCCTGAAGCAGGCATCCGAAAAACTGCCCAAAGAGAGGGAAATGCTTGCCGCGATCTGGAGCGGAAGCCGCTTTGGCGGGACGAAATGGTTCGTTGAAGACAGCGATTGCGATTTCTATGACATCAAGGGCATTCTCGAAGCCCTGCTGGAGGGCATGGGATGGAAGGCCGCTTTTGAACGGGCGGATCATCTCCGTTATCCCTATCTTCGCCCGGGGTCAGCCGCTCAGGTACGGACGGGTTATCAGGTGATCGGTTGCGTCGGGCAAATTCATCCGAGAGTGCTCGATTCTTTCGGATTGAAGCAGGAGGCCTTCGGATTCGAGCTCGATGTCCATCTGCTCCAGGATCTTCAACCCCCAAAACCGGCTGCCATGGCGCTGCCCAAATACCCGCCCGTCAGCCGGGATACCACGCTGATCGTCGACAAAAACCAGATGGCCATGGCGATGATCGAAGCCATCCGCCGGATGCAGGAGCCGCTGGTCGAAGACGTGCATGTGTTTGCCGTATACGAAGGGGCGCCGCTTCCGGAAGGGAAGAAAAGCGTCTCGTTCCGGATTCTGTACCGTTCCGATCGATCCACCCTCGAAGACGAAGCGGTCACGCAGTTGCACCAGCGGATTTGTGAGCGTCTGATTCCGGCGTTTCAAGCATCCTTGCCTGGGGGGAATTGA
- a CDS encoding MerR family transcriptional regulator — protein MGTSPSEPAPRKRKLYYKIGEVSREVGVAVSVIRFWESRFAQIKPRRSSSGQRLYRRRDIELLKTIHHLIHEKRYTIEGCLLELRQRHVSIKAGDLQSLRAELMDILGMLSSHTE, from the coding sequence GTGGGCACATCCCCATCCGAACCAGCGCCGCGAAAGCGCAAGCTCTATTACAAAATCGGTGAAGTCAGCCGGGAAGTCGGGGTTGCGGTTTCGGTGATCCGGTTCTGGGAATCCCGCTTTGCCCAGATCAAACCCCGGAGGAGTTCTTCCGGGCAGCGGCTGTACAGGAGGCGGGATATCGAATTGCTGAAAACCATCCATCACCTGATCCACGAAAAGCGCTACACCATCGAAGGTTGTCTGCTGGAACTCAGGCAGCGCCATGTTTCCATCAAAGCGGGCGATCTGCAATCCCTGCGCGCCGAGCTGATGGATATCCTGGGCATGCTCTCCAGCCATACCGAATGA
- the rimP gene encoding ribosome maturation factor RimP, whose product MAPESDRKAKMAKPVKPRVRISPEITRQVIERVISLVDPVCESEQMELVHVEYQREPHGVVLRLYIDKPGGVSLEDCVRLSRQMSDLLDVHLEMAGAYHLEVSSPGLDRPISRPRDFERFKGERVRIRMRNPLEGKKTITGLLMGWDDGVVLVQSGSGLLRVPHADIGKTRLVYSNGEI is encoded by the coding sequence ATGGCACCAGAGAGCGACCGCAAGGCCAAAATGGCCAAACCCGTCAAACCGCGCGTGCGGATTTCACCCGAGATCACCCGCCAGGTGATCGAGCGGGTGATTTCCCTGGTCGATCCGGTCTGCGAATCGGAGCAAATGGAGCTTGTCCATGTCGAATATCAACGGGAACCTCATGGTGTGGTTCTGAGGCTCTATATCGACAAACCGGGTGGCGTCAGCCTGGAGGATTGCGTGCGTCTGAGCCGGCAGATGAGCGACCTGCTCGATGTTCATCTGGAAATGGCAGGGGCATACCACCTGGAGGTTTCCTCGCCTGGACTCGATCGACCGATTTCACGGCCACGGGATTTTGAACGATTCAAGGGAGAACGGGTCCGAATACGGATGCGCAATCCGCTGGAAGGGAAAAAAACGATTACCGGACTTCTGATGGGTTGGGATGACGGGGTTGTCCTGGTCCAATCCGGCAGCGGTCTGCTGCGGGTTCCTCATGCGGATATCGGTAAGACCAGACTGGTCTACAGCAACGGAGAAATCTGA
- the nusA gene encoding transcription termination factor NusA has product MYITEIKRIVDQVSRDKGIDRDILIQAIEEAIKSAARKRFGHRIELEISYNQQNGELEVYQYLEVVEEVENPETQISLKDGRKLDPECEIGDSLGIKLDTEQFGRIAAQSAKQIIIQKMKEAERSAVYANYIDHKGDIINGIVQRIEHGDLIVNLGQAEAILKTDQQIPKETYRRGDRIRAYIMDVLDPEKKEGVETAKRTFRGPQIILSRTHPNFLIHLFKTEVPEISEGVVQIKGAARDPGIRAKIAVTSTDSDIDPVGACVGVKGSRVQNVVQELRGEKIDIVLWHIDPARFVCNALAPAQITRVIIDEINRSMEVIVPDEFLSIAIGKKGQNVKLAHKLTGWKLDVKSEKQYAEIMEKNLAQLASIEDVGAELAAILHQKGLFSLEDLFHATEEDLMVMTGIDSDRAARIIAQVQELQSSRTRKKSGKEAAPGPAGSEQVIS; this is encoded by the coding sequence ATGTATATTACGGAAATCAAGCGAATCGTCGATCAGGTCAGTCGAGACAAAGGAATCGATCGTGATATCCTGATTCAGGCCATCGAGGAGGCGATCAAATCAGCGGCCAGAAAAAGGTTCGGACACCGGATCGAACTCGAAATTTCCTACAATCAGCAAAACGGTGAACTGGAAGTCTATCAATATCTGGAAGTCGTCGAAGAGGTGGAAAATCCGGAAACCCAGATCAGCCTCAAGGATGGCCGAAAACTCGATCCGGAATGTGAAATCGGCGACAGTCTCGGGATCAAGCTCGACACCGAACAATTTGGAAGGATTGCAGCCCAGTCGGCCAAACAGATCATCATCCAGAAAATGAAGGAAGCCGAACGCTCGGCGGTATACGCCAATTACATCGATCACAAGGGCGATATCATCAACGGGATCGTTCAGCGGATCGAACATGGCGATCTGATCGTGAATCTCGGGCAGGCCGAGGCCATTCTGAAGACGGACCAGCAAATACCCAAGGAAACCTATCGCCGCGGAGACCGGATTCGTGCATACATCATGGATGTGCTGGATCCGGAAAAAAAGGAAGGCGTCGAAACGGCCAAACGAACGTTTCGGGGGCCACAGATCATTCTCTCGCGGACCCATCCCAATTTCCTGATCCACCTGTTCAAAACGGAAGTCCCGGAAATCAGTGAGGGCGTGGTTCAGATCAAGGGCGCTGCCCGGGATCCGGGCATCCGCGCGAAGATCGCCGTGACATCGACGGATTCGGACATCGATCCGGTTGGCGCCTGTGTCGGCGTGAAGGGCAGCCGTGTACAGAACGTGGTGCAGGAACTGCGGGGGGAGAAAATCGACATTGTGCTGTGGCACATCGATCCGGCCCGATTCGTCTGCAATGCCCTGGCGCCGGCCCAGATCACCCGGGTCATCATCGATGAAATCAACCGCTCGATGGAAGTCATTGTCCCGGACGAATTCCTTTCCATTGCCATCGGGAAAAAAGGCCAGAATGTCAAGCTTGCCCATAAACTGACCGGCTGGAAGCTGGACGTCAAAAGCGAAAAGCAGTACGCCGAAATCATGGAAAAGAATCTGGCGCAGTTGGCATCCATCGAAGACGTCGGTGCGGAACTGGCCGCGATCCTCCATCAGAAAGGCCTGTTTTCCCTGGAAGATCTGTTCCATGCAACGGAAGAAGACCTGATGGTCATGACCGGCATCGATTCGGATCGGGCAGCCAGAATCATTGCCCAGGTCCAGGAACTGCAATCGTCCCGGACACGGAAAAAAAGCGGTAAAGAAGCCGCACCAGGTCCAGCCGGTTCCGAGCAGGTCATATCCTGA